The nucleotide window CAAGGGATTTCTTTCATTCCTCTCTCTGTCTTACATCCAATTTCAGCTTAAGATATCCCGGGAGTGGATCAAAGGAAGGTGAATCTGTTGGTCCAGACTCTCTTCTTGCCATTTTTTCAAATCTAAGAGTTATCGGCATAATTGGAgagggattttttgggggggcggaGGGAGCAAGAGACAGTAAGGGGAAGTCCTGCTGCAGGGAGATGCTTTAATCTTTCTCCATCCAGGCTGCAGGGCTTCCTCCTGCTGCAGGAGAGTTTGAAACTAACAGCGAGAAGAGGTTGCCCTTCTATTCTCAGCAACACAATCCCGAAAGGCTTTAAACTGGACTTAAAGGTTAGTTGAAAAAGGCTGGGACTGGAGATGGATTACTTACATTTACAGATATATTGGCAGACACACAGTCCAGCACGCTTCCTTTGATAGGAAGCAGCCCCAagcatttgttgttattattacaagcatttgttgttattcttattTATCTTTGGTAAACCTGTTCATTCCAGGAGCCAATGGGCAACCCTTTCCAAGGGCCAAGGATTTTCCACACCAGCAGTTACTACAGATGTATGTTGGATTATTTGCATATATCAGAGTTTCTGCGGTAAGGGAAAATCTGGATCCAAGGAAGAAAAAGTAAAGGCTGGTGTTGTGATGAAGATGATTTTGTATGGATGCTGCAAAAACCTTTCCAGCATGAGCAGCACTGAATCCACAACAAACTGCAGAGGCAACAATAGTTTTATGAATGAGGGTGTGTGTAGTGATTTAGTTCCTCCATGCACCACTTTTCAGTTACTTCTGTGTAAGGCTGAGCTTACATATTTCAGGAAAGGCACATAACATTGCCCAGTTGCGTTGCATTCCCTCTTTCCCAATGAAGACAATGGAGGATTGCTTTGTATTATCCTCACAAAAGCCCCATAAGAGAGGCTAGTCTAAAAGTGTTTGAATGTTCCAAGGGCATGCAGAATGAGGATCCCCGCCCcttctgctttctgctttcaCCTTCTTAGCCACTACAATTGATTGGGTCACTGAGTAGAGACAGAAAGACTACTGGATTAAAGTCATGCTCCCTTTTATTCCCCTTACACTGTTCAACACCCCTATCACAAACATTCTGTATATCCTTCCATATCTTTCCCTGACAGATGCATGTCCAGCTGAATGTTAGGAAGTCTAGACGTGTGCATTGTACGCATGGAGGTTATCAACCTATTCCTTTACACTGAATACTTGGGGGCCTCTAGTGGGTGGTGGCCTTCTATGCACCTAGTCTACACCCTCAACCCTTCCTCTGACATTAGTGCGTTCAGTGGGACATCAgagaaaaagtgtacatgcacccaattaggggcacaaGTAGGCTTCCTTTTCTGACACCGACTGTTAAATTAAAATGGTTTCAACATTAACACTTTCTGTTTTAAGGTTTCAGTTCTTCTGTGAAGTTGCAACAGCTCTCCTGCTCTGACTTCTACTTAGCTGAAGTTGCATTTCTTGTGATAAACTCTAGTATATGACtgggatgtttttattttattttatttcattattgtccAAGGACAGTTTCAACAAAGGAATATCTGGCATATCTGATTGTCAAATTAAACTGGCAAATCAATAGTTCTACATAAACAGTTGTAATCTTCTTCCTTGTACAGGTGGCAGATGAATTAGTATTGTGAACAAAATGCACAATCTTACCTCCATGCCTACATTTCTGCTGATGGGATTTTCAGAAATCCGCAAACTACAGATCTTACACTTCTTTGTGTTCCTAGCATTGTACTTGACAGCAATAATCGGAAACCTTCTCCTTGTTCTTGCAATTGCCATCGATCGCCACCTTCGCACTCCCATGTACTTCTTTCTAATTAATTTGGCCATGATGGACATTGGCATCATTTCAGTCATAGTACCAAAATCAATGGCTATTTCCCTCCTAAATAGCAGGTGGATTTCTTATTTTGGATGTGTTGCTCAAGTTTTCCTTTATTTCTTGTTTGCAACATCAGAGTTTCTCTTCCTAACTATAATGGCACATGATCGCTCTGTCGCTATTCGCAACCCACTCCAGTATGAGACAATTATGCACAAAGGAGCCTGTATTCAGATGGTAGCCATTGTGTGGATGACTAGTCTTGTTTATGCCATATTAAACACCTGTGGCACCTTCGCAAACACATTCTGTTCTGTTACTGTCAAACAGTTCTTCTGTGAAGTCCCAACATTACTGAAGATCTCCTGTACTGACCTTTACTTAGTTGAAGTTTGGTTTCTTGTGATAAGCTGTAGTATAGCActgggatgttttatttttatcatcatAACATACATGCAAATCTTTTCTACAGTGCTTAAAATCCCCTCTACGCATGGTCAGAAAAAAGCTCTCTCCACTTGCGTTCCCCATCTCACAATTGTCTCTGTGTTCATGTGCACTGGATTCTTTGCCTATGTAAGACCTCCCACTGATGCTTCTTCTGATCTGTATGTGGCTTTTGCAATGATATATACCATTATTCCTCCCACATTGAATCCATTCATCTACAGCATGCGAAACAAAGAGATTAAAACTGCTTTGTGGAAACTGTTTAATCAAGGACATTCCTCCAAATCtttctccaaggttgttttttaaGTGTGGGATTGTATGAAGATGGTTGTTCTGCATTGTATGAAGATCTTGTTCTGCAGTTTTTAACCTTAGTGCAATTGAAATTTTCAGTAAACAtcagttttatttcataaattgATTTCTGTCTCCTCTAACTTATATCCAGAGACATTATTGTTTTCTTGTGCATCACTATTTGTTGGCTACCTAAAACGTAACATTTTTAAGACCAGTTCCACAAGCTATTTTCTAATATAAGCAGATATATACATTTAATTTATATCATATTTTCAGTATGATATAGACTGGGATAATTTATGCCACACTGTTAGTGCAACAGTTAAAAGCCTTCCTCCTACTATCTTTAATATCAGTCTTGGAGAGGAAGAGGCATAAATGACCAGAATGTGGACCTTCTGCCTCTGTCTCCAACTGCCTGCCTTGGTCGACACCGCTCTGAGTGAAGGGGTCCACATCATGCAGCCGGCTCTTACTCGGTCTGGGGGGTCAGCCACACTGGGCAGGCACTGCTGGGGATGCTTAAACAACTCCAGCCACTGCCTCGCTGCTCCCCACAGACAATGCCCAGGCTTCTGAACCTAAGTTTTCGCAGCTGCCCAACATAaatcaccaccagcagcagcagaagcccgggaAACAGCAGCTAAGTGAAGCTGaggagatggagatggaagagTTAGGAAATGTAGAATACATTGGTGTTGGCATCCTCCTCGGGCCTGGCATCAGCGCTGCCTCCAGGGCTGACGTGTTTTCAGGGCTGTGACCCGAAGTTTGTGATGCGTCGGGCATTGGTGACAATGGGCTATGGCTCCTTGCAGGACTCGGTGGACTtcaacatgggccactccagcttcatctcACACCGCCACCTGAAGCTTGCCTTCTGCACCCTACAATGGCATCCTTGTCGATGGCAACTTTGAGTGCAGGGGTGACCCGGGCCTCTAGCTGCCCCCGCAtccttctgtttgccatttttgggatcccctctgacgcttgtgagactttggggatgatttgtgtgtgttggaccctgggtgagagccagggtggatgggtggagtcctgggtgagaaccaggaggttgagagatgttgagtgacaaagtgcaaggcaattgtttcaaaatttatttgttaatttgtattatgtgtgCATTTATATTGTggctttactgtatatttttatatttgctgttttatcttctgtacactaCTTAGAGAttttatatattcactaataggcaaaaaacctatggagaagatggagaattatatttttgtatgtttgttagtgttcttcttactttgcttctttcctgtattactaatgtttctacagatgatctaatctaaaaaaaaattatttctatcatttttcatcttagaaatctgtgacaaatttatttttattaatttcaaagcctttttattgatcagtgtcatatgatggtgaagacagccttttgtgttttatattggaggttatgttctatttctattttgggtgcattaacagtggaatctgaaactgcagtttgatgtaaaatcagactgattacaatatgttgttacttcagcaatgactcttagctgttggaaaaaagaggatgtatgttttcagcctgcaatgtttaaaccacttcatttaaggcagggTGGGCACGGTCAgttaaaagcatagagcacacctagaattttgctagaatatatttcacctcccagtgttttatcttctgcaaattaagacactcctgaggtccactggagactattctgcagaggtcagtgccattattccacaattatgtttggagtttttttagtgtaaattttgctctacttcacatatccacagaaatagaaacaaaagaaaacgattttctataggaaacttcactaaaattgcaaagtaaatcagacgtatttaaagtgaccatctgaatgatatcaactgtcttaataatgttgcttcctccctgctaaaacaagatcagcacagcacatgtcttctttctattatttgggctgattgcacgtattgccaccattcaccatatgcccagaggcacatgttaccaaattcttccaagctacacaggaagtggattggactgtgcaagaccaactcaaattgtgtttgcattttgaccaatttgtagggcagaacaatatctcagagaggaggtcaagtctcctgctctcctggtgcattcactataactgtgcaatttccctgctttttaaagtttgatagaaatatctgttggctataggtacgttcttaagccACAAtttctttttgcctattagtgaatttctcttcttttttaatccgggaggtaagaaatgggatcctctgcaagcttgctgagaatggattgatcatttgcatgcttattgagttcagagggatttactcccctgcaatcatgcttaggataggtgaaactgaccccagggaatgggggaggaggaggaagagggaggggaggaagggcagaggagaggagggagatgggagcaggcagaagggggaggggaggagaaggacaggtttgatcatttgcatgtttactgagttcagtgggatatattcccgtgcaattatgcttaggataagtaaaactgacggggggggggagaaggctggagtgggcaggggaggaggaagaaggaagaggggatgggaggaggaagggagaggagaggggaaggatggaaaagacaggtctgatcattttcatgcttattgagatcaatggggtttacttttatgcaatcatgattaggatagggggagggggaaggggaagggggaggagcggATTGGATGGGACAAAGGAAGGGtgagaggaaggcaggtttgattatttgcatgcttatagagttcaatggtatttactcctgtgcaatcatgcttaagataggtaaaactgaccatggggaggaggaaggggaggggaaggatggaattggaaggggatggggataggGTTGGGTAGGGAGGGCCAAAGGAATGGGAGGAAAGGGTAAGAAGgagtggataggagggaggagaaggcagggtgggtttgatcatttgcatactttttgagttcaaggggatttatttctgtgcaatcatgtttgaaaatggaaatgactgccttcaagtcgatcccgacttatggcgaccctatgaatagagttttcatggtaaacggtattcagaggtggttttaccattgccttccactaaggctgagaggcagtgactggcccaaggtcacccaggttcatggctgtgtggggatttggaccctggtctcccaggtcgtagtccaaccctgacctgggggaggggcagtgaggggaggaggagaggaggagattaggtaggtgggcattgggcagagaggaagccccttaccgttccaaaaggaaaacattgtatcattgcttttcagtgtttccccacctttttattctacaacaggcacatgtagcctcccacccaattttaaaccaaagctgtccctggccacatccacaccaggcctttatttcactttggacagtcttggcttctctcaaagaatcctgggaaatgtagttagtgaagggtactgagagttgctaggagacgccctgttcctctcacagaccttcaatcagagtggctgactgttaaaccagtctggccactggagctctgtctgtGGAATAGGAttttcctctcagcatccttcacaaactacacttctcaggattctttgggggaaaccatgactgtctcatgtgaaatcaagtctggtgtgggtgttgccccctgattaggcaagcccagcagctgtgagtcaggcttttagaacactgacaattggttcttactgagcatgccagacactatcattcagttcaatgcaatatttcttaaattaattaaaaaacagccaggcatttttttttaacttttaaactgcagaagatgaaggtcagtgtatgggggcaaggtcagtaacaggattacagacactctgtgaacatggctgatttttaatgaatttcaatggattatgagaactctgacagaaaaaagtctaaaagggctctcagtttttttcttctctttttacactttgaactctctattctctctgactgttttgtgtatcgccatgaatattgagagggttgttaagcaagcatttcttagttcaggactataagttttgtaaggttttgttttgaaatgagcttatggcatggggggtattttcaatttaacattgcggaatgtgaaaaatccatgctggctatagtatacagccactcttgtggctgtataattaagcagtatagaagtggcttaaataaatatataaataaataaataatattgtgggATCTCCTAACACAATCACAATTGGTAGCTAGATTCATTGCAGACCCAGCAGCAGCCTAACACAACTCATACAATAGTCTTTAAGGGGAGTGCGGCATGAGTGAACTAGCCCTGtgggttggttttttaaaaaaaaaatacttatttCTTAGTAATGGAATGTTTAACTAGGTTGTCGAACTGGAAACAATGAAGATGTGGCAGCTATGCACTTCTGAACAAGAGGAGGGGGAATAAATTTGAGTGCATCTAAAGCTGACAAAAATTATCTAAGCATGCAAGAAGAGTCAGTTGGACCCATCCTCTTATAGGAAATTGATGAGGAAGATATGGAACTGTTGTCAGTTCAGAGGTCAAGGATTCTGCTAGACTATAAACACAAAACTCCCTAAAAATATCAGTGTACTGATGTGAGCCAATCAATCTTTCTTTATTACAATCAA belongs to Rhineura floridana isolate rRhiFlo1 chromosome 11, rRhiFlo1.hap2, whole genome shotgun sequence and includes:
- the LOC133367702 gene encoding olfactory receptor 14A16-like codes for the protein MHNLTSMPTFLLMGFSEIRKLQILHFFVFLALYLTAIIGNLLLVLAIAIDRHLRTPMYFFLINLAMMDIGIISVIVPKSMAISLLNSRWISYFGCVAQVFLYFLFATSEFLFLTIMAHDRSVAIRNPLQYETIMHKGACIQMVAIVWMTSLVYAILNTCGTFANTFCSVTVKQFFCEVPTLLKISCTDLYLVEVWFLVISCSIALGCFIFIIITYMQIFSTVLKIPSTHGQKKALSTCVPHLTIVSVFMCTGFFAYVRPPTDASSDLYVAFAMIYTIIPPTLNPFIYSMRNKEIKTALWKLFNQGHSSKSFSKVVF